The DNA segment CAAAGCCTCTTTTCTTTCCAGACTGCCTGTCAGTAATTATCTCAATGGTATcaatttttccatatttctcaAAGTAATCTCTAAGATGATGTTCCTCAGTATCTTCCTTAATTCCACCAACAAACAGCTTCTTGACAGCTAAATGAGCCCCTGGCTTTTCAGATTCCTCTCTTGCAACAGCGCGTTTGGGGTCAACCACTTTCCCATCAACTGAATGAGGTCTGGCAGCCATGGCAGCATCAACCTCAGCCACGGATGAGAAAGTTACAAAACCGAATCCCCTCGATCTTTTGTTTGAAGGATTCCTTAAAACCACACAGTCTGTAAGTTTTCCCCATTGCTGGTAATAGTTCCTCAGACTTTTTTCTGTGGTTCTGGAGCACAAGCCACCAATAAAGAGTTTATGGAATTgctcatttattctctttttcctcttcaaaggAACAGATTTCAAAGTTGTCTCCATCACGAACTCTGTTGCTTCAGCCTGATTTCCCACAGCTGAGGAAGATGAAAGAGATCTCAGGGGTGAATGCATACTGAACTGGTCCTGGTCCTGCAAGgaaaacctgagctgctgcaggaacAACCCTTCTAGCgatgctgctactgctgctgcctCTGGAGTGGCTACTGTCCTTAGATCAATCTTGAGCACCTTTCAGTTTTCCTGCAAAACACCATTTCCATAGAATGACCTTTCCTGACCTAGTCATCCAAATCCATATCGCTCTCTCTCCATtaattttcccaatttttaagtgtatattatTATCATCTCTTTAtttcatattgatttttctaagttGGAAAAAGGGAGGAAGACTAATATGGACTTGACTATTTTCACTGAAATACTTATTCACTCAGCCCTTAGAAGTGCTCAGATATAcgttttttttgaaaaaaactattcaaactcaaaaaaatgctttctaatttttttctactaaatgCACTCATCTGCAGTTATATAATGATATGACCTCTTTTGTGGTAAGCTTCAATCGTcactatgatttttttgtatgtctttttagggccacacctgtgtcatatgaaagttcccaggctcagggtcaaattggagctatagctgctggcctacaccacagccacagcactgcaggatctaagccatgtctacgacctacagctacaccacaggtcacggcaatgctggatccttaacccactgggcaagtccAGGTACtgaactggcgtcctcatggatcctagtcctcatggatcctagtaggattTTTTACCCCTGAGCCACCCACCTGAATCACCCACCtcagccacagggaactcctgtcactaTGATTTTAAATCCTTTCTCTGTAATCCTTTATTTAGGACTCAGGTCATAATAATCTGTTTAAAACGTAAACCTAATCAGCACTCCCTTTTAAATCTGTCATTTCTGTCTTCAGAAGATATTTTAAAGGgggaaactaaaaataatttcactcaTGTTATCCTGCCATAATTGTTAATACTATCCCTTGCCACCATCTCTCTCAAGATGTCTCAGTTTGGAAGGGAAATTACTTGACCCTCCTATTTACAGAGCacctgggcggggcgggggggggggggttgttgttcattttaatgatttttattttttccattatagctgagaGCACCTGTTACATGCCAAGTTATATACAACCCATGATTCAGAATTTCACTTAAGTCGTTGCCCcaggttattttaattttgatgagagAAAAGGGTTATAGACTAAAGGCTGTCTATTATGGTGTTAGGTATGATTAAGTGCTGTGATAATAAAGtcaacacagagagagagagaaacatggaGGTCtggaggaagagacagaggaaggaagagacaagAAGGGGGAAAGAAATTAATGAATGACAATTATTGATGATAAAGAAATTGGGGAAGGCCAAACTGAAGACATATTTGAAGCAGAGAACTGAATTCTGTAcccagggctggggatcagatctgagctgcagctgccagcctagcctcagccacagcaacgtgggatcagcaTGGGATCAGCGCACCGGgaccaggatccgagctgcgactgccacagcttacagctcactgccacagcttacagctcactgccacagcttacagctcaccgcagtgctggatccttatccttaacccactgagcaatgccagggatcgaacctgcatcctcattgatactagtcaggttcctaacctgctgcacccactacaggaactccaagaactgaatttttaaaaagaaaggaaaaagaccaaGCACATttgtgggtaaaaaaaaaaattcagagagaacAATATAAACAGCGAATGGCCAAATACCACTTCTACTTcatagtgatttttgttttttttaaaaaaaaaatctgggagttcccgttgtgcctcagtggttaacgaatctgactaggaaccatgaggttgtgggttcaattcctggacttgctcagtgggttaaggatctggcgtggcggtgagctgtggtgtaggtcgcagacgcggctgggatcccacgttgctgtggctgtggtgtaggccggtggctacagctctgattggacccctagcctgggaacctccatatgccgcaggagcagccctcaaaaggaaaaaaaaatctgacccatTATCCCAAGAAAGCTTCATACACAAAACTATACAAAACCTTGAAGATGTCTTAAAACTAACAccaaagaaataacttttaacaAGGTAGCTCTTATTTTAAGAGCTACTCCTTACTAATTTATGAGATTTTacaaaagaaagtatataaaTGAACACTCTCTTGCCATCCAAATGGATTCTACACTCACCAGAAGAAGCTGGCTTGGAAAACTGGTCAATGCAGGTTTGTTCTCAAACTGTCCTCAGACCCACTCCTGAGAGGCAGGCAGCCTGAAGCTTGCTGGAAAATGAACTAACCTCTGCCTCAGATTCCCCTTTTATAGAGGAAGAGTGTGGATAACCCAATCAGTGGATAACCCAATCGGTGGATAATCCAGAGAAGACACCCTATCTCAGATCAAAGGGATTAGAGAGATTCCTGAGTCTTTACACACAAACTGAGGCTATTGACACCTTCTGATACTAttgtggatgaaaaaaaaattaatatgtttgTATATAGGGGTGGTATTTGCAGTCTCTACcaacattttcatgttttctttcactCAATAAGGACATATTCTACAAAAATCAGAACGGAAGTCTCCCTGTAAAAAAATATCCGTAAACTCATGTTTCAACGTAGTAAAATAGAGactgtttaaatgtttttcagtAAAAGAAAGCCTAAATTTTTGTTAGCAAGTCTGTAATGTCTATATCACACAGCAACTCAAAAGAAATTAGTGTTTTGTGCACTTACACATAATTACTGATAAATTTGGGATTATTTCAACCATCACTCTTTCCCCATCCTTTGACCTAAACAGTCTAACCCTCTTTACTTCACTGACTATGATATAACTCTTTCATTATTCCATTGTTCCCTCTATAAACTTATTAGTTGCAATCATATACAAATCATTGTGTGGTTAATTTGGAGATTAAATTATGAattcttcatttaatatgatCTAATACAGATACTTTCACCACCTTTCCCAAAGGCTAATACCTTAGAACACTTTCAATTCCATTTCAACTTTCCTGACGTTTCTACTACTACTgtcatgcattttaattttccacatactttgcatatatttatacatataaataaacaaaatataaaatacatatgtatctaGAGATACTTTTAGAAttacttgttttatttgtatttatttatatatatatatgtacattttttgtgtgtctttttagggctgcacccatgacataaggaggttcctgggagttcccattgtggctcagtggttaacaaatccaactaggaaccatgaggttgtgggttcagtccctgcccttgctcagtgggttaaagatccagcgttgcagtgagctgtggtgtgggttgcagacacggctcggatcccgtgttgctgtggctctggcgtaggccggcagctgcagctccctttggacccctagcctgggaacctccatatgccgagggagtggaccaagaaatggcaaaaagacacacacacaaaaaggaggttcccaagctaggtgtggaatcggagctgtaaccactggcctaaaccacagccacagcaatgtgggatccgagctgcatctgcacctacaccacagctcagataaacgccggctccttaacccactgaacgagggcagggatcaaacctgcgtcctcatggaggctagtcagattcgtttccactgagccaccatgggaactcctgcatttatttccaaactatttttccttttattctttattccttcctgaaTTCCTGGTTTTCAATCTAAAACTATTTTCCTTTGGACTTAATAACTCTCTCTAGTATTTTGCCTAATTCGAAgctactaacaatgaaatgtttcaCTTTAAGTCTTTCTAAGACATCTTTATTTGGGACAATATTCatgctgggtatagaattctggtTTGAAATGAGATTTTTTGCACTTTAAAAAGCTGCCCTGTTGATACctatcttactttattttttatttatgtttagaCATCACCAGTTAGCCTTTCTCTTGCTTGTTTTGcctctgtattttctaaaattctttttacaTGAACTTTGGATTTTTGATCATAATGTAGCTCATCATTGTTTCCTGTGTGTTTATTTTGCTTAAAGAATgtgagttaggaaaaaaaaaaaaagaatgtgagttagagttcccttgtgggtcagctattaacaaactcgactaggatccaagaggatgcagattcgatccctggcctcagtgggttaaggatctggtgttgcatgagctgtggtgtaggtcacagatgtggctcagatctggtgttgctgtggctgtggggtaggccagcagctacagctctgattcagcccctagcctgggaacttccatatgccgtgagtgcagccctaaaaaaaaaaaaaaaaaagtgagttaacTTCCTCTGTGGGTTGatgtatttcattcatttggaACTCACTTGTGCATTTTCACTTGCAACATCAATTCCATCCCTAGTGCCCTCTACTCTCCTTTTAATCACATCCCACTTCTCTTTTAACTCTGTCCTGAGTTTTGTAATATTGTTCACACTGTGCTTTTGCTGGGATATTTGCTTCTGAACTGCCTTGCAGTTTATTCAACTAGCCTTTTTGGGAATCAAAACCTTCTTAATTACTTAAATTCTCAGTTTCAGTTCTAATATAAACACAATCCATagcttcaatatttaaaaaaaggaagtacagtttcagaatgtggagaaattttATTCCTCTGTatacaataaaattcaaacaggaaaaaattatAGCTTGGATCATGTTAAGATACAGCAGGAGTCAGAATACACCAAAATTCACCAGAAGGACAGAGAAGGTGGAAACGTTGGTGGGAGAAAAATTTGTGTTATGTATATCTGGTAGAGTCCATCAAGGCAAATTATGTAAATACAGTAGTTCTgccaaataaaatgttgaaaatccaGAGGAAAGGAGTCAAACTTAAAAAAGTGCTCCacaaaagatgattttaaaaaatattctgtgtgaaTTCTCTTACAACAGTAAACCTTATGAAATCTCAATACAGATGAAGGATAATGGATCAAACTTAACTTTTGACTTGAGATGTGGTGTAATCATAAAACACTGTATTTAgaggctgaaaaagaagaaaagataaatcttattcttcattttttttgtcttttgtctttttttgttgttgttgttgctatttcttgggccactccctcggcatatggaggttcccaggctaggggtcaaatctgagctgtagccaccggcctacgccagagccacagcaactcaggatccgagccgcgtctgcaaactacaccagggctcacggcaacgccggatcgttaacccactgagcaagggcagggactgaacccgcaacctcatggttcctagtcagattcgttaaccattgcgccatgacgggaactccttattcctCATTTTGATGTGAActacattttgaaatgataatattgtgatttctttggttaaatagagatgttataaaaaataaaaccaacatcctctgttttcttcctttaatgtgtgttctacaaaattttaaattacgtAGGTTACTTTGTTCTATTGGTATTGATGTTGGATGGATAATAAAAATGTCTGAAGTTTAATTATATGTGACAATGTGACTGGCCTAAGGGATACCCAGATAGCTGGTTCAACTTTATTTCTGGCTGTGC comes from the Phacochoerus africanus isolate WHEZ1 chromosome 4, ROS_Pafr_v1, whole genome shotgun sequence genome and includes:
- the LOC125124682 gene encoding heterogeneous nuclear ribonucleoproteins A2/B1-like, coding for METTLKSVPLKRKKRINEQFHKLFIGGLCSRTTEKSLRNYYQQWGKLTDCVVLRNPSNKRSRGFGFVTFSSVAEVDAAMAARPHSVDGKVVDPKRAVAREESEKPGAHLAVKKLFVGGIKEDTEEHHLRDYFEKYGKIDTIEIITDRQSGKKRGFGFVTFDDHDPVDKIVLQKYHTINGHHAEVGKALSRQEMQEDLEVAILEAALVMEEEDMVVEDQDMATRKGALEVATMEEEIVEVEFTMILEIITSNLLIMVQ